GTTTGTTGGGTTGGTACATGGTCAAAAGTGGTCTGGAGGAGAAACCAGAGTCCCACGACATTCCGAGGGTCAGCCAGTATCGACTAAGTGCTCACCTTGGTTCTGCTTTACTCCTTTACTGTGCCAGCCTGTGGACCGGCCTCACGCTAATGCTGCCTGCACACAAGGTACTTCCTCACAGGTGCAATACTTCATCCACACGTATTCTGTCTCTTGATTGATTAATGTCTGTGCTTTATCTTATGAAGTTGGCAGAAACCAAACGTCTCATGCAGCTTCGGAGGTTTGCCAAAGGCACGGGTGGGCTTGTCTTCCTCACAGCTCTTTCAGGTATTATGAAGTCAACAGTGCGTTGGTTTAGCCCCTTAATGTTTTATAGAATAACAGCATTCTGTTTAAAAACGGGTTGAATGGAGTGAGCTTTTTTACAGTTGCTTTGGGAGAAGGGTGGCCTAGCATGCACACAGCGGAAGAGTGTAGCCGCATGAGCAGCAATGCAAGGTGACATAGTAGACCTAGGAGGGAAAAAGATGCAAGTTGAGCTCATCAACACGGATGAGCCAAAATGGTGAATTTGTTTGAAAAGTGGTGGACTCAAGTTATGAATCGCAAAAGAAAttctgctctttaatacagttgaaaagccagcatttcaagaaatgctgcaaatgtcagACAGTATGAaatgcctgtgagaaaatacatggcATAAATTGCAATTCCATaactgacattcattcattcattcattttctaccgcttatcctcacgagggtggcgcggggtgctggagcctatcccagctgtcttcgggggagaggcggggtacaccctggaccggtcgccagccaatcacagggcacatatagacaaacaaccattcatacctatggacaatttggagtcgccaattaacctagcatgtttttggaatgtgaagggaaaccagagtacccggagaaaacccacgcatgcacggggagaacatgcaaactccacacagagatggccgagggtgggattgaactcgggtctcctagctgtgaggtctgcgcgctaaccaaacaaccgccgtgcagccctggccACAACTTATGAATCGCAAAAGAAAttctgctctttaatacagttgaaaagccagcatttcaagaaatgctgcaaatgtcagAGAGCATGAAATGCCTGTGAGAATGCAATTCCATAATTTTACAGAGCAAAATAGGACATATTAATGGAAATATTGCTGATTTAGTAtgataacattattatatattataagagtggtttatttggtctcaaaataTGCTGACAGTAATTGTTTAGTGTCAATTTGTaggaaaataaacatgtaaaaacgcCACCTGCATTGTCATATCATACTAGTCATACTTTTTCATTATACTTTTCTGAAAATTGTGACAATCTCATCTTGTCTTGTGGACCCAACTTATATTGtacgtatattgtatattgttgaGTGTATTGTCTCGTCTTGTGTCTTATGACACCCTTAATTTTAACTCTTAACTGTGTTTACATAGATGTTATGTTTTCTTTTGATGACACAAATGTCTATAGGATctcttttaaatgtaattagtgTTTACCATCAAAAAGCTGAAACTATGTAATGGTAATTTAATGATTTACATGCACACCAGTACttaacacaaatatttatttcaggtGCTTTCGTCGCTGGATTGGATGCCGGCCTGGTGTACAACTCGTTCCCTAAGATGGGAGAACGCTGGATTCCGGATGACCTTCTGGCCTTTTCTCCCACATTGCAGAACTTCTTTGAAAACCCCACAACTGTTCAGTTTGACCACAGGATCTTGGTACGTCCATTTTTGAGCGTGGTCTAGGACATGTTTGTGCGTCATTAGAGACTCCTATAGGACTTGAGTTTGTCAGAAGAGATACACCCTGCAACTTGCGCCTCTGATCATGAAGCCTATTTTTCTGTTCTCCAGGCAATCACCTCTTTGACAGCCATCACTGGGCTCTATCTCTTCTCCAGAAGGATGGTTCTTCCTAGGAGAGCTAAGATAGCCATCAGCCTCCTAGCAGCAATGGCATACGGACAGGTAATTGTGCATATAAGAAGTTCGTTGCATGTAAACCAGGTCTTGAACTGTGTTCTGGTTCCTCAGGTTGCACTGGGAATCAGCACCTTGTTACTGTATGTGCCCACTCCGCTGGCAGCGACCCACCAGTCTGGATCTGTGGCGCTTCTCTCACTCGCCATTTGGGTTCTAGCCGAGCTCAGAAAAATGCCCAAATAATGTTTGCGGCCTCTCCAAACacatactcacattcatgtaCCAGTGTGGACAGCCATCCGGTTTCCGAACGAACTGCTCTATGTCCTGAGCCACTGCCGCAacgtaaatattttttttaaatgcaaatttAATCACTAAATTACTATGTCTACTACACTCTGCCTTCAAGCTGAGCTGGATTTTACTGTATAAAGCGTATATTTAAGTTGTGTACTAAATGTTAACATGGTGATGATACATTATGCAGAAAAATGTCCTTGTACGACTTTAATAAAATCATGTACAGTCAGTATGCATAGTAACTGATTTTATTATCTCtgtacaaaatatacatattttcattATGTAATGTAACTAGTTAAGAGGCTCGCTAACAGAAGTCGGAACAACAGGTTAGTTGTCAGTACTCTAGACAGATTACATGCGGGGGAATAAAAGGGCCTGACTTGTGGGAGCTGAAGACTGGCGAGGAGCAATCAGatgtaaatagaataaaaatggaTTATTATGATTCTATCATGTTCTCACAGAAAGGAGTGGGAAGTGATTATTGCTGTCTACTTGTGTACAGTAattcatttggggggggggaaagcaAATTCCTCATGCACTTTGATGTAATCTCTTAACATTAAgtcttaaaaaaatgaatgaggtGAGGAAGAAGGTGTTCTGATTGGTCCTTGCCAATTTACAACACATttctttattcctataatagaCAGGCCAAATGTTTCTTCTTTGGTGTAACAGAGAAAAAGGGAAGATATGACTTttaacattacacacacacacacaattactttttttaaaaaaaaatggaattacaTTGTAAATTTAGCCTAAATCAGGGATTTTTAAAGTGTGACAGCAAGCCAGCCTTCCCTACTTCAACCATTTGCATTTAATCTGTAAAGATAGTcaaacctccaaagtcaaacaattTCAACACTACATAtattcccataggaaataatgtaattttttccaGACTCATAATTATACAATTTAACTGTCATACTAGTATAATAACAGTAGGTTACATTCTGTatttaataaaactaaaataaagtaaaaatacagtttggataagtggcatagaaaatggatggctggatacTCACCATTTAAAAATGCCAATACAGTAAAGCAGAAGGAAGGTAGTTGCGGAGTAATACTTTCATCTAGTATCATTTAATAGTATTGCTAAAATGAATGTGTTGtacagcaaaaaaatattgtaaattattgatttaattatattattgcaCTGAGCAGCCTGACACTTGTTGTAGTTCCATTTTTTGAGTCTATGGTTATCACACATTTCTGTGGTGGAAACACAAATTTGGAAAAAGGAGAAATAAAACCTAAAGTGTCGAGTGATATgagatatattttatttttccgcTCCAAATTTGGGTTTTATGGCGTTtcactttggaggttccactttatttttctcaagctgctgcacctcacACTCTGAAAACCTGCTAATTTGTtgcaaagaaaatgttttagttaaattttcatgtaaaaaatgtaaaacctgCTATGACGACATGACTCTTGTGATCACAACAAGTTGACAAACACAGCCTGGCTGTCTACTCCTGCTTATTTGTAAAGGCTAGAACAACTGGGACCGACTGTAATAGTTTGGAAGAATCAGAATCCTATGATGACAGAAAAAGGGGGGGACAGGGGGGGTGATATTCCCAGTCTCATCTTCCATATGCATGATGAAAGTCATTCCTGttgcacatgcacgcacacaaagGGTGAGGCACCTGTGGATGACCGGGAAACAGCAGACGGACACGCAGACTTTGGAGCGCCTCGCTAAATAACGTTATAAGTGACATCATCATGCGATACTGAAATCAGTTCATGTTTGAGCCCCCCAATTGTCAGAAATGTCCTTCTCGTCGGCCGCAGCGTGCGTTTCACAGCAGTGCCACATGCACAAAGTCTGGATCAGATTCACATGGATCTAGAGGTCTTAGAGGCCCATCCGGAAggagaagaaaataaaagaggtgaatggaggggggggggcttgtgctCGTGTCTGTGAGCCTGCTGCTTGCCTTCTTTTCCAGTGTTCCTCCACAGACGAGGAAGAGTCTTCCACTGTTGCTTCAccttgggggggggttgctgtcGCTTCCCTCTCGCTTCCAATCCGGAGAAggtccacacgcacacacaaatacGCACACACTAACTCTGATACCTTCAACCCCCCCTGCTTCCCGGGACCAGCACCCTCCCTGAGCCTCTTCTTTAGATGACATTGTCAAATAACTGCATGGACTGCATGATGTTCTCATCCTAGAGACACAGGACAGTTTGGGAACAAGTCACTTAAAGTTCAACTGCAgtatctaaaccaggggtctcaaacacgcggcccgcggaccacatgtggcccgcaggacactagtttgaggcccccgccttgatatgaaagtttaatgttagtgcggcccgcgcaagtttgatatggatgctgtatggtatcatgtacccagaacaaattattacatttgattaatgttcatgttaaaggttaaataactgttaatagttatcctcccaatccatgtggaagtggtaagtttttggctatttaagtttaaaggaaataacttgaaggctaccatttaggtcgctagctctctagtttgcgagttagcatgtgtctcaagaccctgcagttgcgcaatatgttgtaaataaaaagagtataaatgtgactatagtcgtgttttgtcatgtctacagggctctaataatgctttgttcattttaatctgaaaaaaataatttgtttacccacaaaactatatgtggtttcttaagtttttattatttgccgttttattattattattataatatttatttattactgattgattttctttattcttgatttgtttattcattttccatcttattttgtgtagaaaaataaaaagtaagatatttgagaacagtggaatgttttatcagagcttttcttgtagaaaattggaaccacagcgaagtttttaaaaaatttttgttt
The window above is part of the Doryrhamphus excisus isolate RoL2022-K1 chromosome 20, RoL_Dexc_1.0, whole genome shotgun sequence genome. Proteins encoded here:
- the LOC131108259 gene encoding cytochrome c oxidase assembly protein COX15 homolog codes for the protein MLLASIRTTILNGCRRAGGGNRHSNGAQLRYWLVRRGHSTITAEAGASSSPAAAVSVPNASTNRIVGRWLLGCSGLVVGAVVLGGVTRLTESGLSMVDWHLVREMKPPQSEAEWQAEFSKYQQFPEFKIMNHDMTLSEFKFIFYMEWGHRMWGRLVGLAYILPTVYFWRKGYFTRSMKGKVLGLCGFVFFQGLLGWYMVKSGLEEKPESHDIPRVSQYRLSAHLGSALLLYCASLWTGLTLMLPAHKLAETKRLMQLRRFAKGTGGLVFLTALSGAFVAGLDAGLVYNSFPKMGERWIPDDLLAFSPTLQNFFENPTTVQFDHRILAITSLTAITGLYLFSRRMVLPRRAKIAISLLAAMAYGQVALGISTLLLYVPTPLAATHQSGSVALLSLAIWVLAELRKMPK